In Sphingobium amiense, a genomic segment contains:
- a CDS encoding heavy metal-binding domain-containing protein, translating into MTEMIVSTTSRLEGRPAKEYLGVVTGEVIVGANLFRDLFASVRDIVGGRSGAYEDVLQRARDQALGEMRMRAATLGANAVVGVDLDYEVIGSNGSMLMVSASGTAIIC; encoded by the coding sequence ATGACCGAGATGATCGTCAGCACCACCAGCCGCCTCGAAGGCAGACCGGCGAAGGAATATCTCGGCGTCGTCACCGGTGAGGTGATCGTGGGCGCCAACCTGTTCCGCGATCTTTTCGCCAGCGTGCGCGACATCGTGGGCGGGCGTTCGGGCGCTTATGAGGATGTGCTCCAGCGCGCCCGCGATCAGGCGCTGGGCGAAATGCGGATGCGTGCCGCGACACTGGGCGCGAATGCGGTGGTGGGCGTCGATCTCGACTATGAGGTGATCGGCTCCAACGGGTCGATGCTGATGGTGTCGGCGTCGGGGACCGCGATCATCTGCTGA
- a CDS encoding DUF2312 domain-containing protein codes for MSEGNVAADQLRLLIERIERLEEEKKGIGDDIKDVYLEAKATGYDAKIMRQIIRLRKMQPHDRQEMEAILQTYLAALGME; via the coding sequence ATGAGCGAGGGCAATGTCGCCGCCGACCAGCTACGGCTTCTGATCGAACGCATCGAGCGGCTGGAAGAAGAAAAGAAGGGCATCGGCGACGACATCAAGGACGTCTATCTGGAGGCCAAGGCGACCGGATATGATGCCAAGATCATGCGCCAGATCATCCGCCTGCGGAAGATGCAGCCCCACGACCGGCAGGAAATGGAAGCGATCCTTCAGACTTACCTTGCCGCGCTGGGCATGGAATAA
- a CDS encoding DUF1244 domain-containing protein has product MADTILTDAVAATAFRRLIAHLQHRTDVQNIDLMGTAGFCRNCLADWIAEADGAITRDEAREIVHGMPFAEWKAKHQGEATPEQIARMKESVAKNADTH; this is encoded by the coding sequence ATGGCCGACACCATACTCACAGATGCCGTGGCTGCAACCGCCTTCCGCCGCCTGATCGCGCATTTGCAGCACCGCACCGATGTCCAGAATATCGACCTCATGGGAACGGCGGGCTTCTGCCGCAACTGCCTCGCCGACTGGATCGCGGAGGCGGACGGCGCGATCACGAGGGACGAGGCGCGGGAGATCGTCCACGGGATGCCCTTCGCCGAATGGAAGGCAAAGCATCAGGGCGAAGCGACGCCCGAACAGATCGCCCGCATGAAGGAGAGTGTAGCGAAGAACGCCGACACTCATTAG
- the pyk gene encoding pyruvate kinase produces MTKLPPRSRKVRILATLGPASDSAEMIRALFVAGADAFRINMSHGAHEDHARRIATIRELEKEFHRPTTILGDLQGPKLRVGTFEKGLAILETGASFVLDRDETPGDARRVNLPHPEIYAALVPETRLLLDDGKLVLRVKAVSDARIDTVVEVGGALSNRKGVNVPDVVVPVPALTDKDRRDLSFAISQGCDWIALSFVQRPEDLAEARKLMGGYGALMAKIEKPSAVQRLEEIVELADGVMVARGDLGVELPPQAVPPLQKQIVATARRLGRPVVVATQMLESMIKSPSPTRAEVSDVATAVYDGADAIMLSAETAAGDWPVEAVTMMDSIAHSVERDPGYFGRLHYTETLPDPTTADALAEAAGGIVAVTGASAITCFTSSGSTVRRVARERPAAPILALTPRSDTARKLGLTWGVHAVRTKDIGNFEEMIGKARRMALRHGMVEKGGKIVVLAGVPFGTPGSTNVLHVAAVRGDELKGRDESPSF; encoded by the coding sequence ATGACGAAGTTACCGCCCCGCTCACGCAAGGTCCGCATCCTCGCGACCCTTGGCCCTGCGAGCGACAGCGCGGAAATGATCCGGGCGCTGTTCGTGGCGGGCGCCGACGCGTTCCGCATCAACATGAGCCATGGCGCGCATGAGGATCATGCCCGGCGCATCGCGACCATCCGTGAACTGGAAAAGGAATTTCACCGACCCACAACAATCCTTGGCGACCTTCAGGGGCCAAAGCTGCGGGTGGGGACGTTCGAGAAGGGGCTGGCGATCCTCGAAACCGGCGCGTCCTTCGTGCTGGACCGGGACGAAACGCCCGGCGATGCGCGCCGCGTCAACCTGCCGCATCCCGAAATCTATGCCGCGCTGGTGCCCGAAACGCGGCTGCTGCTCGACGACGGCAAGCTGGTGCTGCGGGTCAAGGCGGTCAGCGACGCGCGGATCGACACGGTGGTCGAGGTCGGCGGCGCGCTGTCCAACCGCAAGGGCGTCAATGTGCCGGACGTGGTGGTGCCCGTCCCCGCGCTGACCGACAAGGACCGGCGCGATCTCAGCTTCGCGATCAGCCAGGGATGCGACTGGATCGCCTTGAGCTTCGTGCAGCGGCCCGAGGATCTGGCCGAGGCGCGCAAGCTGATGGGCGGCTATGGCGCGCTGATGGCCAAAATCGAGAAGCCCTCCGCCGTGCAGCGGCTGGAGGAGATCGTCGAACTGGCCGACGGCGTCATGGTGGCGCGCGGCGATCTGGGCGTCGAACTGCCGCCGCAGGCCGTGCCCCCGCTCCAGAAGCAGATCGTCGCCACCGCGCGCAGGCTGGGCCGCCCGGTGGTGGTCGCGACGCAGATGCTCGAATCCATGATAAAATCTCCCTCCCCCACCCGCGCCGAAGTGTCGGACGTGGCGACGGCGGTCTATGACGGGGCGGACGCGATCATGCTGTCGGCGGAAACGGCGGCGGGCGACTGGCCGGTCGAGGCCGTCACGATGATGGACAGCATCGCGCACAGCGTGGAGCGCGATCCGGGCTATTTCGGGCGGCTCCATTATACCGAGACGCTGCCCGATCCCACCACCGCCGACGCGCTGGCCGAAGCGGCGGGCGGCATCGTCGCCGTCACCGGGGCGAGCGCCATCACCTGCTTCACCTCGTCGGGCAGCACGGTGCGCCGCGTCGCGCGGGAACGGCCCGCAGCGCCCATCCTCGCGCTGACGCCGCGATCCGACACCGCGCGCAAGCTCGGCCTCACATGGGGCGTGCATGCGGTGCGCACCAAGGACATCGGCAATTTCGAAGAGATGATCGGCAAGGCCCGGCGCATGGCGCTGCGTCACGGCATGGTCGAAAAGGGCGGCAAGATCGTGGTGCTGGCGGGCGTGCCGTTCGGAACGCCGGGATCGACCAACGTCCTTCACGTCGCGGCGGTGCGCGGCGATGAACTCAAGGGCCGGGACGAAAGCCCGAGCTTCTGA
- the ykgO gene encoding type B 50S ribosomal protein L36, translated as MKIRNSLKSLKGRHRDNRVIRRRGRTYVINKTNRRFKARQG; from the coding sequence ATGAAGATCCGCAACTCGCTCAAGTCGCTCAAGGGCCGCCACCGGGACAACCGCGTGATCCGTCGCCGTGGCCGCACCTACGTCATCAACAAGACCAACCGCCGCTTCAAGGCCCGCCAGGGCTAA
- a CDS encoding M14 family metallopeptidase, with translation MTISISSGFDSGNIRVLSITDTPGGAVRAELEIVTDHRSDFYQWFHFRLANAAGREVELAIANGAKSAYPGGWPGYRARMSEDRENWFLADTGYADGVLTIRATPDSNAVWFAYFAPYSMERHHDLIAWAATQPGVAHRELGLTLDGQPIDLLTLGDGAKQVWLYARQHPGETMAEWWMEGALERLCDEQDAVARLLRQKATIHVVPNMNPDGSRRGHLRTNAAGVNLNREWHEPTMERSPEVKLVRDAMDATGVDFAMDVHGDEAIPAVFIAGFEGIPSITEGQLALYHRYRDTLAARTPDFQTRLGYPVAGAGKANLSMSTNQIAERFGAVAMTLEMPFKDNDDLPDADYGWSPARSAQLGRDCLAVLAEMIDAV, from the coding sequence ATGACCATCAGCATTTCGAGCGGCTTCGACAGCGGCAATATCCGCGTCCTTTCCATCACAGACACGCCGGGCGGCGCGGTGCGCGCCGAACTGGAGATCGTGACCGATCACCGGAGCGACTTTTACCAGTGGTTCCACTTCCGCCTCGCCAACGCGGCGGGGCGTGAGGTGGAACTGGCCATCGCCAACGGCGCAAAGTCGGCCTATCCCGGCGGCTGGCCGGGCTATCGCGCGCGGATGAGCGAGGATCGGGAAAACTGGTTCCTCGCAGACACCGGCTATGCCGATGGCGTGCTGACGATCCGGGCGACGCCGGACAGCAACGCGGTCTGGTTCGCCTATTTCGCGCCCTACTCGATGGAGCGGCACCATGACCTGATCGCCTGGGCCGCAACTCAGCCGGGCGTCGCGCATCGCGAACTGGGACTGACGCTGGACGGGCAGCCGATCGACCTGCTGACGCTGGGCGACGGGGCGAAGCAGGTGTGGCTCTATGCCCGGCAGCACCCCGGCGAGACGATGGCGGAATGGTGGATGGAAGGCGCGCTGGAGCGGCTGTGCGACGAACAGGACGCCGTCGCCCGGCTGCTGCGCCAGAAGGCGACGATCCATGTCGTTCCGAACATGAATCCGGACGGCAGCCGCCGCGGCCACCTGCGCACCAATGCGGCGGGCGTGAACCTCAACCGCGAATGGCACGAGCCGACGATGGAGCGCAGCCCCGAGGTGAAGCTGGTGCGCGACGCGATGGATGCGACAGGCGTGGATTTCGCGATGGACGTTCATGGCGACGAGGCGATTCCCGCCGTCTTCATCGCCGGGTTCGAGGGCATTCCTTCGATCACCGAGGGGCAGCTCGCGCTCTATCACCGCTATCGCGACACACTGGCGGCGCGGACGCCCGATTTCCAGACGCGGCTCGGTTATCCGGTGGCGGGCGCGGGCAAGGCGAACCTGTCCATGTCGACCAACCAGATCGCCGAGCGCTTCGGCGCGGTCGCGATGACGCTGGAAATGCCGTTCAAGGACAATGACGATCTGCCCGACGCCGATTATGGCTGGTCGCCCGCCCGCTCAGCGCAGCTTGGCAGGGATTGCCTCGCCGTGCTGGCGGAGATGATCGACGCGGTCTGA
- a CDS encoding DUF2218 domain-containing protein yields the protein MTVTATVPTTNASRYLQQLSKHWSHKFDVTFDADKSVIAFPMGALRMEAQADALIVTLDPTPEADVERFKQVVADHLDRFAFKEAPLAFDWK from the coding sequence ATGACCGTCACCGCCACTGTCCCCACGACAAACGCCAGCCGTTATCTCCAGCAGCTTTCCAAGCACTGGAGCCACAAGTTCGACGTCACCTTCGACGCGGACAAGAGCGTCATCGCCTTTCCCATGGGCGCTTTACGCATGGAGGCGCAGGCCGATGCGCTGATCGTTACACTCGACCCGACGCCGGAGGCCGATGTGGAGCGGTTCAAGCAGGTCGTCGCCGACCATCTCGACCGCTTCGCCTTCAAGGAAGCGCCGCTCGCCTTCGACTGGAAATAG
- a CDS encoding PadR family transcriptional regulator has product MRFSHPFHGRHGGPIRGHGRFAFPHGFGRGGSRPDGFGDEGERGGRGGGRGGGRRRLFDNETLRLILLKLIADEPRHGYDLIRAIEALSGEAYAPSPGVVYPTLTLLAEMDLIAEQPGEGSRKRFAITDAGRAQIDERRAALDLALERLSSLAKKAQRMDGGPVRRAMHNLRFALQNRLEKEGADEQTLLDVVALIDEAAHKIERL; this is encoded by the coding sequence ATGCGATTTTCCCATCCCTTCCACGGCCGCCATGGCGGCCCGATTCGCGGCCATGGCCGCTTCGCTTTCCCGCACGGCTTCGGTCGCGGCGGCTCGCGTCCCGACGGCTTTGGCGATGAGGGCGAACGCGGAGGCCGGGGCGGCGGGCGCGGGGGCGGGCGCCGCCGCCTGTTCGACAATGAGACGCTGCGCCTCATCCTGCTGAAGCTCATCGCCGACGAACCGCGCCACGGCTACGACCTGATCCGCGCCATCGAGGCGCTGTCGGGCGAAGCCTATGCGCCCAGTCCCGGCGTGGTCTATCCGACGCTGACCCTGCTTGCCGAGATGGACTTGATCGCCGAACAGCCCGGCGAAGGCAGCCGCAAGCGCTTCGCGATCACCGATGCGGGCCGCGCGCAGATCGACGAGCGCCGCGCCGCGCTCGACCTCGCGCTCGAACGCCTGTCCTCGCTCGCGAAGAAGGCGCAGCGCATGGATGGCGGCCCCGTCCGCCGGGCGATGCACAATCTCCGCTTCGCGCTCCAGAACCGCCTCGAAAAGGAAGGCGCGGACGAGCAGACCCTGCTCGATGTCGTCGCCCTGATCGACGAGGCCGCCCACAAGATCGAAAGGCTCTGA
- the grpE gene encoding nucleotide exchange factor GrpE yields MSEDKNQENTEVVDILPEDAAPAADAPVDRVAALEAELASAKQDILYAHADTQNVRRRLEKELADARAYAATAFARDMLSVADNLSRALAAIPADLREDEKFKSLVVGLEATGRELESVFSRNGIVKLESVGQPLDPNRHQAMMEVPSADAEPGTILVEMQAGYTIKDRLLRPAMVSVAKKPD; encoded by the coding sequence ATGAGCGAAGACAAAAATCAGGAAAATACCGAAGTCGTGGACATTCTGCCCGAAGACGCCGCGCCCGCCGCCGATGCGCCGGTGGATCGCGTCGCCGCGCTGGAAGCCGAGCTGGCGAGCGCGAAGCAGGACATCCTCTACGCCCATGCCGACACGCAGAATGTGCGCCGCCGTCTGGAAAAGGAACTGGCCGACGCGCGCGCCTATGCCGCGACCGCCTTCGCGCGCGACATGCTGTCGGTGGCGGACAATCTGAGCCGCGCGCTCGCCGCGATTCCCGCCGACCTGCGCGAGGACGAGAAGTTCAAGAGCCTCGTCGTCGGCCTTGAAGCCACCGGGCGCGAGCTGGAGAGCGTGTTCAGCCGCAACGGCATCGTGAAGCTGGAGTCTGTCGGCCAGCCGCTCGACCCCAACAGGCATCAGGCGATGATGGAAGTGCCGTCCGCCGATGCGGAGCCGGGCACGATCCTCGTCGAAATGCAGGCGGGTTACACGATCAAGGACCGGCTGCTGCGCCCCGCCATGGTCAGCGTGGCGAAAAAGCCGGACTGA
- the hrcA gene encoding heat-inducible transcriptional repressor HrcA, which translates to MSVIPISELNDRARDVFRLVVESYLGTGLPVGSRTISKIASLSLSPASIRNVMQDLEELGLLAAPHTSAGRMPTETGLRLFVDGMMQAAEPSVEERRAIEAGIAESGPIEEALSAATATLSGLSACAGIVMVPKREPVLRQFGFVPLNGRQALAVLVGQDGSVENRVLDLPEGVSAVAMNEAANFMSARFGGMTLREAGEALAREMEAERNALDQSARDLVARGLAIWSHDADDRPVLIVRGQSHLLDDAAAADLERARQLLEALEGKQDILDLLRGALAGSATKIFIGSENKLFSLSGSSVIAAPYRGADGRVVGVVGVIGPTRLNYARVIPMVDFTAQTLSRLMR; encoded by the coding sequence ATGTCGGTCATCCCGATTTCCGAACTGAACGATCGCGCCCGCGACGTTTTCCGCCTGGTGGTGGAAAGCTATCTGGGCACCGGCCTGCCGGTCGGATCGCGCACGATCAGCAAGATCGCGTCGCTCAGCCTGTCGCCTGCCTCGATCCGTAACGTGATGCAGGATCTGGAGGAACTGGGCCTGCTCGCCGCGCCGCACACATCGGCGGGGCGGATGCCGACCGAAACGGGGCTGCGCCTCTTCGTCGACGGCATGATGCAGGCCGCCGAACCCTCGGTCGAGGAACGCCGCGCCATCGAGGCGGGGATCGCCGAAAGCGGCCCGATCGAGGAAGCGCTCTCCGCCGCCACCGCCACGCTTTCGGGCCTGTCCGCCTGCGCGGGCATCGTCATGGTGCCCAAGCGCGAGCCGGTGCTGCGCCAGTTCGGCTTCGTGCCGCTGAACGGGCGGCAGGCGCTCGCCGTGCTGGTGGGCCAAGATGGATCGGTCGAGAACCGCGTGCTCGACCTGCCCGAAGGCGTCAGCGCGGTCGCCATGAACGAGGCGGCGAATTTCATGTCCGCGCGCTTTGGCGGCATGACGCTGCGCGAAGCGGGCGAGGCGCTGGCGCGGGAGATGGAGGCGGAACGCAACGCGCTGGACCAGAGCGCCCGCGATCTCGTCGCGCGCGGCCTCGCCATCTGGTCGCACGATGCGGACGACCGCCCGGTCCTGATCGTGCGCGGCCAGTCGCACCTGCTGGACGATGCCGCCGCAGCCGACCTCGAACGCGCGCGGCAATTGCTCGAAGCGCTGGAGGGCAAGCAGGACATTCTCGACCTGCTGCGCGGCGCACTGGCAGGCAGCGCGACCAAAATCTTCATCGGATCGGAAAACAAGCTCTTTTCCCTGTCGGGTTCTTCGGTCATAGCCGCGCCCTACCGTGGCGCGGACGGCCGGGTCGTCGGCGTGGTCGGCGTGATCGGCCCCACGCGCTTGAACTATGCACGGGTGATCCCCATGGTGGATTTCACCGCACAGACGCTGTCGAGATTGATGAGATGA
- a CDS encoding DUF6438 domain-containing protein — translation MTIRMAMAAAMLAVLAGCAAKEEGLEPPRAPGDVIRFTAGRCFGACPAYTLQVSPDGSGLLEPQRFTSVPGPTRFTVTNVQYRKLVATLAPHRPATGTAKRIAQGQDCERFATDMPAYVIEWTRPDQPVTKLEYQSGCMDARYGRLRVAIAAVPKILDLQPMLNPKAVTP, via the coding sequence ATGGCGATGGCTGCGGCGATGCTCGCGGTGCTTGCGGGATGCGCCGCAAAGGAAGAGGGGCTGGAGCCGCCCAGGGCGCCGGGCGATGTCATCCGCTTTACCGCCGGACGCTGCTTCGGCGCGTGCCCGGCCTATACGTTGCAGGTGTCGCCCGACGGTTCGGGCCTGCTGGAGCCGCAGCGCTTCACTTCGGTGCCCGGCCCGACGCGCTTTACCGTGACGAATGTCCAGTATCGCAAGCTGGTGGCGACGCTCGCGCCGCACCGCCCCGCGACCGGCACGGCCAAGCGGATCGCGCAGGGGCAGGATTGCGAACGCTTCGCCACCGACATGCCTGCCTATGTCATCGAATGGACGCGGCCCGATCAGCCGGTCACGAAGCTGGAATATCAGTCCGGCTGCATGGACGCCCGCTACGGCCGCCTGCGCGTGGCGATCGCGGCGGTGCCGAAGATCCTCGACCTGCAGCCGATGCTGAACCCCAAGGCGGTGACGCCTTGA